The following nucleotide sequence is from Phycisphaerae bacterium.
CGGCGTGCCGGGGGTGGAGCCGGCGACCGTATTAATTCTGGGCGCGGGTATTGTCGGAACGAATGCGGCGAAAGTAGCGGCGGGCCTGGGGGCGCATGTCGTCCTGATGGACGTCAACCTGGAACGACTGCGGTACCTTTCCGACGTCATGCCCGCCAACGTGCAGCTATTGTTCAGCGACTCGGCGATGATTCGCGAGCATGTCGCCCGGGCCGACCTCGTCATCGGGGCCGTGCTCATCCCCGGGGCGCGCTGTCCCGTGCTGATTCCGAAAGGCTACCTCAAGCTCATGAAGCCCGGCTCGGTCATCGTGGATGTCGGAGTCGATCAGGGCGGCTGTTGCGAGACGATTCACCCGACGACCCACGCCGATCCGACGTATATGGTGAGCGGCGTGGTGCATTATGGCGTGACGAACATGCCCGGGGCGGTCGGCCGCACCAGCACCTACGCCCTAACCAACGCGACGCTGCCCTACGCCCTGCGCCTGGCCAATCTCGGCTACAAGCGAGCGACCGCCGAGGATCCGGGCCTGGCGGAGGGCGTCGACGTCCATCAGGGCCTCGTGACCAATGAGGCGGTGGCCAAGGTCTTCGGAATGGAATACCGGCCGTATCGGCCCTAAAATGTCGCGCGAACGGTGCGGCCCCGCGGGGGGACGTGCACGGGCCTGCCTGGCAGGGATGCCGCGACTCTTGGCGCTTGCCGCACGCCCGCCGGGAGTGAAGTACCTCGTCTAACCGCCAAACAAAGCTATGGAACAGCCTTCATCCGTCAGTCGCATCGTTCAAACCGGCCAATCCGTGGTCAATCCCGTGATCCGGTCGAGTCAATCTTTCGTCCGCCGCCTCGGCTGGAAATGGATCATCCGCGGAGGGATCGTCCTGGTCGTCATCGTTTTGATCTTCCTGGTGTCGCAGATTCGCGTCGGCGATGTCCTGCTGGCCGGCGAGAAAGAGGCGGCGAAGTTGGGCACGCTCATCATCCCGGTCACGGCGACGGGGACGGTGCAGGGCAACAAGCTGATCCAGATCAAGAGCAAGGCCGGCGGGCAGGTGGCGAAGATCCATGTCGTCGAGGGCCAGCTCGTCAAGACCGGTGATACGTTGATCGAGCTGGATCCGGTCGATGAAAAGCGCAACGTCGAGGCGCGGCAGGCGGACTTGGATCGGGCGAAAGGTGCGCACGAAAAAGCGAAGATCGCCCTCGAGAGTCAGAAACTGGAACTGCCGTTGCAAACTCAGCGCGCGCAGGCGGCTTATGACAAGGCAGCCTTTGATTGGGCCCGAATGAAGGAGTTCAAGGAAAAGGGAATCGCCGGCAACGACGAATACGTTCTGCGTAAGTCCAATTTCGAACTTGCCGACGCCGACCTTAAGACCGCAAAAAACAACGAGACGATCTTGATCCGTAACGCCGAGCAGGACGTCGTCCAGGCGGAGGCGGCCATGCGGTCAGCCCAGAAGCTTATGGACGAGGCGACGTTGCGATTGGAAGAGACCGTCGTCAAGGCCCGCAGTCCCGGCATGGTTTACAGCATCCAGGTCCGCGAAGGCGAGATGATCCAGAGCGGCACACAGAGTTTCACCGGCGGTACGCCCGTGATGGTGCTTGTCGACACCACCGCCGTGCTGGTCATCGCGCAGGTTGACGAGGCGGATATTGGTGCCATCCGCAACATTGCCCCTGATTACGCCCGGCCGGGGACGTCGGTTCGCCTTGATGACGAAGAGTATGCCAAGCGCGCTGAGTCTTATCTCGCCGAGACATTGAACCGCAAGGTCGAGGTGACGGTCGAGGCCTATCGCGGGCAGGTTTTCGACGGCGTCATCGAGCGGATACTGCCCGAACCCAAGCGGGTCAACAATGCCCTGGC
It contains:
- the ald gene encoding alanine dehydrogenase: MIVGCVKEIKSDEYRVGLIPSGAAELVKAGHKVLIENEAGAGSGFANSEYEAAGARIVDAAREVFAQSEMIIKVKEPQRSECEMLREGQVCFTYFHFAADRGLTEGVLKSRCIAIAYETVRDKAGRLPLLTPMSEVAGKMSVQEGAKYLEKPMMGRGILLGGVPGVEPATVLILGAGIVGTNAAKVAAGLGAHVVLMDVNLERLRYLSDVMPANVQLLFSDSAMIREHVARADLVIGAVLIPGARCPVLIPKGYLKLMKPGSVIVDVGVDQGGCCETIHPTTHADPTYMVSGVVHYGVTNMPGAVGRTSTYALTNATLPYALRLANLGYKRATAEDPGLAEGVDVHQGLVTNEAVAKVFGMEYRPYRP
- a CDS encoding HlyD family efflux transporter periplasmic adaptor subunit — its product is MEQPSSVSRIVQTGQSVVNPVIRSSQSFVRRLGWKWIIRGGIVLVVIVLIFLVSQIRVGDVLLAGEKEAAKLGTLIIPVTATGTVQGNKLIQIKSKAGGQVAKIHVVEGQLVKTGDTLIELDPVDEKRNVEARQADLDRAKGAHEKAKIALESQKLELPLQTQRAQAAYDKAAFDWARMKEFKEKGIAGNDEYVLRKSNFELADADLKTAKNNETILIRNAEQDVVQAEAAMRSAQKLMDEATLRLEETVVKARSPGMVYSIQVREGEMIQSGTQSFTGGTPVMVLVDTTAVLVIAQVDEADIGAIRNIAPDYARPGTSVRLDDEEYAKRAESYLAETLNRKVEVTVEAYRGQVFDGVIERILPEPKRVNNALAFDVRVRLVGEDLQHLIGLQADLAFTTQQLENVLLVKNEALVSEGRDCFVYVPVRIGSGRWDEEKRPVRISVTDGTYTQIVSGLKAGDEVWTKRPRKTEKERQESERN